One region of Coleofasciculus sp. FACHB-T130 genomic DNA includes:
- a CDS encoding ATP-binding cassette domain-containing protein produces the protein MLRIEKLNKSYGTRAVLQELTLHIPPGEIYGLLGPNGAGKTTTINIICNLLRADSGEIKINNQPVSNATKNLIGVAPQENLLYKTLSCEENLHFFARIYGLTNQQRRQQVEASLAAVNLLDRAKSPVETLSGGMQRRLNIAVALVHQPKLIVLDEPTTGLDIEARYEIWELIRNLKNQGITILLTTHLLDEAERLCQKIGILKGGSILAEGSLTELRKLVPAVEVVVVETPEEEQAIARAEKYNFTPRRYGNDLAFWLPEHLELKEIISCFDGIPLDSIARQPVRLEHIYVEVTQG, from the coding sequence GTGCTACGAATTGAGAAGCTAAATAAATCTTACGGAACACGAGCTGTTTTACAGGAATTAACGCTGCATATCCCCCCTGGAGAAATTTACGGTTTACTGGGACCCAATGGAGCGGGAAAAACCACAACGATTAATATAATTTGTAATTTATTACGGGCGGATAGTGGAGAAATTAAGATTAACAACCAACCTGTCTCAAACGCAACAAAAAATCTGATAGGGGTTGCACCGCAAGAAAATTTACTTTACAAAACCCTAAGTTGTGAGGAAAATCTCCATTTCTTTGCTCGGATTTATGGCTTAACAAATCAGCAGCGGCGTCAACAGGTAGAAGCAAGTTTAGCGGCTGTTAATTTATTAGATAGAGCAAAAAGTCCGGTGGAAACGTTGAGTGGTGGAATGCAGCGGCGGTTAAACATTGCGGTTGCTTTGGTACATCAGCCTAAGTTGATCGTTCTGGATGAACCCACGACTGGATTGGATATTGAAGCGCGTTACGAAATTTGGGAGTTAATTCGGAATCTGAAAAATCAGGGGATTACAATTCTGCTCACGACTCATTTATTAGATGAAGCCGAACGCCTTTGTCAAAAAATCGGGATTCTCAAAGGGGGTAGTATTTTGGCGGAGGGAAGTTTAACAGAACTGCGAAAATTAGTGCCAGCAGTAGAAGTTGTGGTGGTGGAGACGCCGGAGGAGGAGCAAGCGATCGCTCGCGCGGAAAAATATAATTTCACTCCTCGGCGTTATGGGAATGACTTAGCTTTTTGGCTACCAGAACATCTAGAACTAAAGGAAATTATCTCCTGTTTTGATGGAATTCCTCTCGATTCGATTGCGCGGCAACCTGTACGCTTAGAGCATATTTATGTTGAGGTGACGCAAGGTTAA
- a CDS encoding ABC transporter permease: MKYGRETLAVCQRILIELLRRRRSLIFWCIFPVSVLLINGVILAENAKLSMAEAFEKAAPSTLVGAALFFSCLGGSVATVVAEREQQTLKRLFISPLSGTSYFLGIFLAHSCIGVGQAILVYTIAAFWNAQFQGSIVLGILIIFLSIISYVGVGFILGTQFARRTEDVNALVAAFGVPLLILGGAFLPTSLFSKTLLKIARFNPIYHMNEALIGVSADGSGLGEIASHFWFLCVFAILMVVGGWLSYQRMLSLERRL, translated from the coding sequence ATGAAATACGGGCGTGAAACGCTGGCAGTTTGCCAGCGAATTTTGATTGAATTATTACGACGGCGACGCAGCCTGATTTTTTGGTGTATTTTTCCAGTCTCTGTTTTGCTGATTAATGGGGTTATTCTGGCAGAAAATGCCAAGTTGTCTATGGCTGAGGCTTTTGAAAAGGCTGCTCCCTCAACACTGGTGGGTGCTGCACTATTTTTTAGTTGCTTGGGTGGTAGTGTAGCAACTGTGGTTGCAGAGCGAGAACAGCAAACCCTCAAACGTCTTTTTATCTCACCGCTCAGCGGAACGTCTTATTTCTTAGGAATTTTCCTAGCTCACAGCTGCATTGGTGTCGGTCAAGCCATTTTAGTTTACACGATTGCTGCCTTTTGGAATGCTCAGTTTCAGGGTTCTATTGTGCTAGGAATCCTGATTATTTTTTTGAGTATTATTTCTTATGTTGGTGTTGGGTTTATTCTCGGTACGCAGTTTGCTCGTCGCACAGAGGATGTCAATGCTTTGGTGGCAGCATTTGGGGTGCCTTTATTAATTTTAGGAGGTGCCTTTTTACCGACTTCGCTGTTTTCAAAGACACTGCTAAAAATTGCTAGGTTCAATCCAATTTATCACATGAATGAAGCCCTAATCGGCGTATCTGCTGATGGCAGTGGACTGGGAGAAATTGCATCTCACTTTTGGTTTTTATGCGTGTTTGCAATTTTAATGGTTGTAGGAGGATGGCTGTCCTACCAGCGGATGTTGAGTCTTGAAAGGAGACTGTGA